TGAACAATCACCGGGTGCCAGTCTCAACCTGGAGGAGAAACTGGCGATCGCGCAGCAGCTGGCCAGACTGGGCGTCGATGTGATTGAAGCGGGTTTTCCCTTTGCGAGCCCTGGGGACTTCGCAGCTGTCCAGCGCATTGCCCAGCAGGTCGGTGGAGAACACGGGCCAGTGATCTGCGGGCTGTCGCGGGCGTCGAAAGGCGACATCAAGGCCTGCGCGGAAGCGGTGGCTCCGGCACCACGGAGACGGATTCACACGTTCATCGCAACCAGCGATATTCACCTTGAGCACAAGCTGCGCAAAAGTCGTAAGGAGGTGCTGGCCATCGTCCCGGACATGGTGGCTTACGCCCATTCCCTGGTCGATGACGTTGAGTTCTCCTGCGAAGACGCAGGACGCAGTGACCCTGAATTTCTTTACGAAGTCATTGAGGCAGCGATCGCTGCCGGCGCCACCACCATCAATATTCCTGACACGGTCGGTTACACCACTCCAACTGAGTTCGGAGAGCTGATCGCGGGCATTGATCGTCATGTTCCCAACATGGGCGAGGCGGTGTTGTCCGTTCATGGACACAACGATCTTGGTCTTGCCGTCGCCAACTTTCTGGAGGCTGTCAAGAACGGTGCGCGACAGCTCGAATGCACGATCAATGGCATTGGTGAGCGAGCCGGTAATGCTGCTCTTGAGGAACTGGTCATGGCGTTGCATGTGCGCCGCCGTTATTTCAATCCCTTCTTTGGCCGAGATGCGGACTCACCGACTCCACTCACGGCGGTGCGCACTGAGGAGATCACCAAAACCTCACGTCTGGTTTCCAATCTCACCGGCATGGTGGTGCAGCCCAACAAGGCGATCGTGGGCGCGAACGCTTTTGCCCATGAATCGGGGATCCACCAGGACGGTGTTCTCAAGAACCGGCTGACTTACGAAATTGTCGACGCCCGCACGGTCGGGCTCAGTGATAACCGCATTTCCCTTGGCAAGCTCAGTGGTCGCAGTGCGGTTCGAGCGCGTCTGGAAGAGTTGGGCTACGACCTCAGCCGTGAGGATCTCGATGATGCCTTCGCTCGCTTCAAGGACCTTGCCGATCGCAAGCGCGAAATCACCGATCGTGACCTTGAAGCCATTGTCAGTGAGCAGGTTCAGCAGCCGGAGGCTCGCTATCAGCTGAAGCTGGTGCAGGTGAGTTGCGGCAGCAGCCTCAGCCCTACCGCCACGGTCACCTTGGCGGATGAGGATGGCAAGGAGCAGACCATGGCATCCATCGGCACTGGTCCAGTCGATGCCGTGTGCCAAGCACTCAACGGTCTGGCCGGTGTGCCCAACGAACTGGTGGAGTTCTCCGTGAAATCTGTGACTGAAGGCATTGATGCCATCGGTGAGGTGACCATCAGGCTGCGCCGCGATGGTGAGTTGTATTCAGGCCATTCCGCCGATACGGACGTGGTTGTGGCTGCGGCTCAGGCCTTCGTTAATGCTCTGAATCGTCTGGTTGCTGGGTCTGCACAACCGGCCTTGCATCCCCAGAGGGACACCGCTCCTCTGGATGCCCGCCCCACCCTCTGATCTGATGCAGTCCTCCGTCACCCGAGACCCAGCTAGCAAAGCTGGGCTTCGTGCCGGGGCTTTGCTCCAGCTTCTGATGCTGATTCTGCTGGCACTGTTCGTGCTTGTGCCCCTTCTGTGGTTGGTCAGCACGTCACTGAAGGGTCCTGCGGAGGATATTTTCACCAGCCCCCCTGCCCTGCTGCCCTCGCAACCCAGTCTTGACGCCTATGGAAGGCTGTTTCGAGACAACCCTCTTGGGCGTTATCTCTTCAACAGCACCGTGGTCAGCCTGTTGGCTGTGGTGGCCAATCTGCTGTTTTGCTCCCTGGCTGCTTATCCCCTGGCGCGCATGCGCTTCACAGGGCGTGGATTGGTGCTGGGGCTTGTTGTCGCCACCATCCTGATCCCGTTTCAGGTGGTGATGATCCCCCTTTATCTGCTGATGGTGCAGCTGGGTTTGCGCAACACCCTGATGGCCCTCGTGATTCCGCAGGCCGCAACCGCCTTCGGCTTGTACCTACTCCGTCAGAGCTTTCTCGGGGTTCCAGCTGAGCTGGAGGAAGCCGCCCGCATGGATGGCTGCGGCAAGCTCGGCGAGTGGTGGAACGTGATGATCCCAGCTGCGCGAGCTGATCTGATCACCTTGGCCATGTTTGTGTTCATCGGAACCTGGAGCGATTTCCTCTGGCCACTTGTGATCCTGGATGATCCTCAGCTGTTCACACTGCCGTTGGGTCTGCAGCAGCTGGCCAGCAGTTTTTCCCTTGATTGGAGAATTGTGGCCGCAGGATCCGTGGTTTCAATCCTTCCCGTGCTGCTGCTGTTCATCCTTTTGCAGCGCTTCATTCTCCCCAGCGCCAGCGGCGATGCCGTCAAGGGCTGATGCTTTCCTGTTGAGATCAGGGCTGTTCGGGTGGTGCTGGTTGCTCCATGTCCCGGTTGTCTGGAAGGTCGACATCCGGATTGGCTGGGAACGGTGCCTGGAGCCTGTTCCAGAGGGCCCGCTCCCGATCACCTGAAGCACGCTGCCAGCTCTCCAGATTTCTGATCTGTCTCTGCAGCGTTTGTTGTCGAGTCTGCAGAACACCAAGCTGCTGTTCAATCAGCTCGCGGTTTCCTTCTCTGTCACGCAGCTCGACACGTTCGAGTTCCTCGAGCTGCTTCACCAGATCCTGAACGGTGCGATTTTGTTGTTGCAGAGACTGCCAGAGAACAATGAACAGCACCAGCAGGAATGGAAATCCAGCTGCGGGGATGATGATCCAGAGCCGATCGCGCATTGCTCTCTGGGATGGCTCAGTTGCAGCCCTGAACGGAAATGCGGTAGCTGAATCCCGTTGAGTTGGGATCGCTGCCTGCACCGATCTTGAAGTTCACCTGGTTGACCTGTTTCCCTTGGGGAACTGTGAATGGTCCGAACTGCTTGCCTGTGCCGATTGGTGGAGTCATGGATTCCTTCACCACGCGCAGATTGCTGCCGTCAGTGAATTTCAGGAATGCTTCCACGGGATAAGTTCCGCTGGCTGTGGAGTCGGCTGTGAAGAAAAGCTTGAAGCTGCTGTAAGGAGCATTGACGGCAAAGTCAGTGTTCCAGTTGGTCCGGCCGATCAGCTTCTCTCTGCTGACCCGTTTTTTAACGATGTTGCTGCTGCCATTGCCTCCGACAGGGGGAAGGAAGTTGCAACCAGCCTGTGCCGCTGATAAGCCGGCTTCAAGGCTGATCAGGCCAACACTGAGGCCGAGCAGAGCAGTCGTGAAACGGATGGTCCTCATGGTCTTCAAAAGTCCTTCGCGATGTCTAGCAATGGTCTGGTGGAATGGGATTGTGATCACTGCACGCTGCTGTTCATGTCTCTTCAGGATCTCGATACCCTTCTCCAGCAACGCCTTGAGGAGCAGGAGCTGGCGCAGCGCCTCTCAGAGCCGGTGTCTGTTGAAACCTTGATCGAGCTCGGCCGTGAGCGCGGCCTTTCAATTACCGAAGATGATGTGATCAACGCTCAGTTAAGAGAGGATTCCGCTGCTCCCTCTGCGGAGCTGCAAAGGCGTATGGCTGATGAGTCAAGACGCCTCAGGCATTTTATCCAGGGTTGACTGAAGAGCAGATTGCGGTCTCATTTTTGTGTGCAAAATATATGCGTGCCGTTCTGAATCGCGGTGTTGAAGACACTTGAATTGGTCTAGAACAAGTCATTCAGACGACGAACTGAGTGAGTGAGGTCGCCGTATCTTGTCTCTATCTTGTTTTCAGCCACATTTAGATCATTTTCACAACGTCGGGCGTCTGACCAAACACTTCTCCAATCCAGAGTGCGTGCGTGACTGCTCCTTCGTGAGTATGAAATTCCCAAGCTGAATCCGGGCTGGAGCTGCGTTCAATTTCCTGGCTTTCGTCGTTAACCCGCAGGTAATGACCCGTGCTCGCATAGCGCAGAACATACCGCTCAAGGAGTGATGATCTCATCATGAATCTCTGCGAGTCCTGAACTCTGCCTAGCCAGCTTTGTGCAGCTGGTGACGGTGACTTCAGATTTTCGTGGGTTTTCCTTTGCGGGACTAATGGTCGGTGTCTTGATATCGGCTGCTCCGGACCCATGTCAGCGGTTCCTGCAAGGTCATCCGTAGTTGATAGCCACCGTTGCGGAACCAGTGTTCTTCAACTGGAGAGAGCTGAGAGGGCTGGAGTTGCCAGCTCTGCTGAAGGTAGGTCTCAATCAGTGTTTGCTTTGGGGGCTCGTCCCGCTGCCAGTGAACGATCGCCAGCTGCGACGAGCTGGATTGAAGGGTGACAACCCTGCCGAGAGGGCCTGCCTCCTGATCGTCTTCCACCCGTTCAACGAGGCTCTCTTGCACCACGAAAAGGCGCAAAGGGCTCTGGGTGCTCCGCCCATCCAGGCAGTATTTGTTGAGATAAAGCTGTCTTGCTCGGGCGAACAGAGGTGCAGGCGCGCGACTCAGAAGTTCTGCGTAAGCGTCAGTGAGAGCTTGACTTGGCATCGCGCAAGGAGGTCTGGGCACACACTTCGTGATGGCGCGTCGCTCGACGCCGTGGAACACTGTAGACAGATGCAAAAGTGGACAGATGCCTGAGCCCGGCTGCCCTCTTTACAGGCTCGTGGCATTGGACGGGCAGCCGCATCCGGTTTTAGATGCTCCCTATGAATCCATTGCTGCTGCGGAAGCGGCGGCCAGTCGCTGGTGTGCTGGGCAGGGGCGTTCGATGTCGGTGGTTCAGCGAGGAATCGCTTTAGAAGTGCAAACCCGTTGCGGGGAATGGCGCACCCTTGGCTACCCCAGTGCCTGCCTTTTGGAATCGTGAAGAGGAGCCACGGCGCGTTGAGAGGCTTGTCAGCACTTGCACTCTGGCCTGATCTCGATCAACCATGACTGAGGCTGGCTGATTGGCTCATGCGGGTAAGCGTTGATCTTTGTTTGGTTCCGCTTGGGGTTGGCGTGTCGCTAGGGCCTTCGATTGCTCTGTGTCAAGAGGTGATCAAGGCTTCCGGCCTTGAGCATCAGCTCGGCCCCGACGGCACGGCCATCGAAGGGGAGTGGGATGACGTCTTTGCTTGCGTAAAGGCCTGCCATGCGCGCTTGCATCAAGAGGGCGTGCAGCGGATTCATGCCACGCTTCGTGTCAATACACGGATTGATCGCGTTCAGTCGTTTCGCGACAAAGTGGGCAGTGTGAAACGCCTGATGACCTGAATTCAGGCGGAAGGGATGCCAATTCGGTCCAGCATGTCTTGAATGAGACCAGGAACTGGAG
This genomic window from Synechococcus sp. MIT S9220 contains:
- a CDS encoding MTH1187 family thiamine-binding protein; amino-acid sequence: MRVSVDLCLVPLGVGVSLGPSIALCQEVIKASGLEHQLGPDGTAIEGEWDDVFACVKACHARLHQEGVQRIHATLRVNTRIDRVQSFRDKVGSVKRLMT
- a CDS encoding signal protein; translated protein: MRDRLWIIIPAAGFPFLLVLFIVLWQSLQQQNRTVQDLVKQLEELERVELRDREGNRELIEQQLGVLQTRQQTLQRQIRNLESWQRASGDRERALWNRLQAPFPANPDVDLPDNRDMEQPAPPEQP
- a CDS encoding 2-isopropylmalate synthase produces the protein MAHDPGRVLIFDTTLRDGEQSPGASLNLEEKLAIAQQLARLGVDVIEAGFPFASPGDFAAVQRIAQQVGGEHGPVICGLSRASKGDIKACAEAVAPAPRRRIHTFIATSDIHLEHKLRKSRKEVLAIVPDMVAYAHSLVDDVEFSCEDAGRSDPEFLYEVIEAAIAAGATTINIPDTVGYTTPTEFGELIAGIDRHVPNMGEAVLSVHGHNDLGLAVANFLEAVKNGARQLECTINGIGERAGNAALEELVMALHVRRRYFNPFFGRDADSPTPLTAVRTEEITKTSRLVSNLTGMVVQPNKAIVGANAFAHESGIHQDGVLKNRLTYEIVDARTVGLSDNRISLGKLSGRSAVRARLEELGYDLSREDLDDAFARFKDLADRKREITDRDLEAIVSEQVQQPEARYQLKLVQVSCGSSLSPTATVTLADEDGKEQTMASIGTGPVDAVCQALNGLAGVPNELVEFSVKSVTEGIDAIGEVTIRLRRDGELYSGHSADTDVVVAAAQAFVNALNRLVAGSAQPALHPQRDTAPLDARPTL
- a CDS encoding carbohydrate ABC transporter permease — encoded protein: MQSSVTRDPASKAGLRAGALLQLLMLILLALFVLVPLLWLVSTSLKGPAEDIFTSPPALLPSQPSLDAYGRLFRDNPLGRYLFNSTVVSLLAVVANLLFCSLAAYPLARMRFTGRGLVLGLVVATILIPFQVVMIPLYLLMVQLGLRNTLMALVIPQAATAFGLYLLRQSFLGVPAELEEAARMDGCGKLGEWWNVMIPAARADLITLAMFVFIGTWSDFLWPLVILDDPQLFTLPLGLQQLASSFSLDWRIVAAGSVVSILPVLLLFILLQRFILPSASGDAVKG
- a CDS encoding Nif11-like leader peptide family natural product precursor, which encodes MSSNGLVEWDCDHCTLLFMSLQDLDTLLQQRLEEQELAQRLSEPVSVETLIELGRERGLSITEDDVINAQLREDSAAPSAELQRRMADESRRLRHFIQG